The following proteins are encoded in a genomic region of Cryptomeria japonica chromosome 11, Sugi_1.0, whole genome shotgun sequence:
- the LOC131029497 gene encoding wall-associated receptor kinase-like 14: MAFSAAWHHLLLLWIYSVIWVVSDLPCCSSSSAHDKNKCSEQCGSLAIPYPFHLSRQCGLPGFKLECMNSSTLVVRLDNVKYTILSFSSDSIVIDPLGSTCELSVKSFRFRGNKYYGISLENFLQLSDCRNSSACLVNCNIPIKRNNAECKYNATCCYPLANATLWQVGDSISNFSRFHCNAFSSWVLSSPSAHTVNAEYGLKMEWAVPGSCSNVSCSPNAQCVEANTIKDGVRCQCKHGFEGDGFADGVGCLKACLTKDGRTSYEKDCNSARSVINVAVLAAGIVGTATILAGFIVSFALLRRYKYSSLEIKRRGDPSQLASLLSIHGKACTTKLLTYKELEKATKGFAPSEKLGNGACGTVYAGKLPNGCLVAVKRIHYGSTQGTQQLINEVNVLSTVRHRNLVRLLGCCIEMASPLLVYEFVPNGTLAEHLQHERGEGLNWLTRITVATETAKAIAYLHSTVNPPIYHRDVKSTNILLDYDYTAKVADFGLSRLGLPEGSHISTTPQGTPGYLDPEYHQNFHLSDKSDVYSFGVVLIELITAMKPVDFSRDKKEVNLAALALAKIGNNCLDDIIDPFLQVQKQPLLRALVQRVAEVAFRCLSYDKDARPTMLEVTEELLLIKKDSMNIRIPSPQENCEVSLENLILQKANMSPNSTHAPWTSNDSSMTASTPSTSG, translated from the exons ATGGCTTTCTCTGCTGCATGGCACCATCTGCTTCTTCTGTGGATTTATTCTGTCATCTGGGTTGTCTCAGATCTGCCTTGCTGCTCATCTAGCAGTGCCCATGATAAGAATAAATGCAGTGAGCAATGTGGGTCCCTTGCAATTCCTTACCCATTTCATCTCAGTAGGCAATGTGGACTCCCAGGCTTCAAGCTGGAATGCATGAACTCATCCACTCTTGTCGTAAGGCTAGACAATGTAAAATACACCATTCTTAGCTTCTCATCCGACAGCATAGTCATAGATCCTCTGGGATCAACTTGTGAGCTCAGTGTGAAATCTTTTCGTTTCAGGGGCAATAAATACTATGGAATCTCTCTTGAAAATTTTCTGCAACTGTCAGATTGCAGAAACTCCTCTGCCTGTCTGGTTAACTGCAATATCCCCATCAAAAGAAATAATGCAGAGTGTAAATACAATGCAACTTGCTGCTACCCTCTTGCGAATGCCACATTGTGGCAAGTCGGTGATAGTATTTCGAACTTTTCAAGGTTTCACTGCAATGCGTTTAGCAGTTGGGTTTTGTCCAGCCCTTCTGCTCACACTGTAAATGCAGAGTATGGGCTGAAAATGGAGTGGGCTGTGCCCGGTAGTTGCTCAAATGTTAGCTGCTCTCCTAATGCACAATGTGTTGAAGCAAACACCATCAAGGATGGTGTTCGATGCCAGTGTAAACATGGCTTTGAAGGGGATGGATTTGCCGATGGAGTTGGATGTTTGAAAG CTTGCCTTACAAAGGATGGTCGTACATCATATGAAAAGGACTGTAACAGTGCAAGATCTGTCATAAATGTTGCTGTGTTAGCAGCTG GAATAGTGGGAACGGCAACTATTCTGGCAGGATTTATTGTTTCCTTTGCCCTGTTAAGGCGTTACAAGTATTCATCCTTGGAGATAAAAAGACGTGGTGATCCTAGCCAACTTGCAAGCCTTCTTTCTATTCATGGTAAAGCATGCACCACAAAATTATTAACATATAAAGAGCTGGAGAAAGCTACAAAAGGATTTGCACCAAGTGAGAAACTTGGAAATGGTGCTTGTGGTACAGTTTATGCAGGAAAGCTCCCTAATGGATGTCTGGTTGCCGTAAAGAGAATACATTATGGAAGTACTCAGGGCACGCAACAACTTATCAATGAAGTTAATGTCCTCTCAACTGTTAGACATCGTAATTTAGTACGCCTTCTTGGTTGTTGCATTGAAATGGCTAGCCCACTCTTAGTGTATGAGTTTGTTCCTAATGGCACcttggcagagcatttgcagcatgaaAGAGGAGAAGGTCTAAATTGGCTGACACGGATTACTGTGGCAACTGAGACTGCCAAAGCTATTGCATACCTACATTCTACAGTGAATCCACCAATATACCATCGAGATGTGAAGTCAACTAATATTCTTCTAGATTATGATTACACTGCAAAGGTTGcagactttggactttctaggctGGGACTTCCAGAGGGATCTCATATCTCCACTACTCCTCAAGGTACTCCCGGGTACCTTGACCCAGAATACCATCAAAACTTCCACCTCTCGGACAAGAGTGATGTGTATAGCTTTGGTGTGGTACTTATTGAATTAATTACAGCCATGAAACCAGTTGACTTTTCTCGTGACAAGAAAGAGGTTAATTTAGCTGCCCTTGCACTGGCAAAGATTGGGAACAATTGTCTTGATGACATTATTGATCCCTTCCTCCAGGTTCAGAAGCAACCATTGCTCCGAGCACTGGTGCAAAGAGTTGCTGAGGTTGCTTTTCGCTGTTTGTCGTATGACAAAGATGCTAGACCTACCATGCTAGAAGTTACAGAGGAGCTTTTACTAATAAAAAAAGATAGCATGAATATAAGGATCCCCTCGCCACAGGAAAACTGCGAAGTAAGCTTAGAAAACTTAATTTTGCAAAAGGCTAATATGTCTCCCAACTCTACGCATGCACCTTGGACAAGCAATGATAGCTCGATGACAGCCAGTACACCAAGTACAAGTGGCTAG